One Buchnera aphidicola (Pentalonia nigronervosa) DNA segment encodes these proteins:
- a CDS encoding ABC transporter permease: MHKPLFVFISFNFLWNANFSRFQKIITFLSIIGITISIFSIIIISSMMNGFENYFETNVLSFIPHAVITNKIKYVNKSQFPKKILKHMDIKKISDFITKEAIVQSNQGVFSAKIFGIDSSNYNNIESYNIKHVFSKISSGKNNSIIDEMLAKKLKIKIGDKIKLIILSNEKNCFLGNIFNQKSFTVTEIFSISNPINAYQIFINKNDCMKFFHYAQNYISGWRLWLKNPISTDVNNKTHFKHHLFISDWKSKKSELFNSMKIEKHVMIILFFLVVIVAIFNIVITLFLFIIEKQNTIAILKTQGLSSRNIMLTFFMLGMNFTIIGNVLGTIISIFLILQHHFLEFFLHVIFGNINIPILVSPWQIFYINIISMIITVIFILYPSWKATKIQPAKILTYE, encoded by the coding sequence ATGCATAAGCCCTTATTTGTTTTCATTAGTTTTAATTTCTTATGGAATGCTAATTTTTCCAGATTTCAAAAAATTATTACTTTTTTATCTATTATAGGCATTACTATTTCTATATTTTCAATTATTATCATATCATCTATGATGAATGGATTCGAAAATTATTTTGAAACAAATGTTTTATCATTTATTCCACATGCAGTGATCACTAATAAAATTAAATATGTTAATAAATCGCAATTTCCTAAAAAAATCTTGAAACATATGGATATAAAAAAAATTTCTGATTTTATTACTAAAGAAGCAATTGTACAAAGTAATCAAGGAGTTTTTTCAGCAAAAATATTTGGTATAGATTCTAGCAATTACAATAACATTGAAAGTTATAACATAAAACATGTTTTTTCTAAGATCTCTTCTGGAAAAAATAATAGTATTATAGATGAAATGTTAGCAAAAAAATTGAAAATTAAAATTGGTGATAAAATTAAGCTTATTATTTTATCAAACGAAAAAAATTGTTTTTTAGGAAACATTTTTAATCAAAAAAGTTTTACAGTAACTGAAATATTTTCCATTTCTAATCCAATTAACGCATATCAAATTTTTATTAATAAAAACGATTGTATGAAATTTTTTCATTATGCTCAAAATTATATTAGCGGTTGGAGATTGTGGTTAAAAAATCCAATTTCTACAGATGTGAACAATAAAACACATTTCAAGCATCATTTATTTATCTCGGATTGGAAATCAAAAAAAAGTGAATTATTTAATTCAATGAAAATTGAAAAACATGTTATGATTATACTGTTTTTTTTAGTTGTTATCGTAGCTATTTTTAATATTGTAATCACGCTTTTTTTATTTATTATAGAGAAGCAAAATACTATCGCAATATTAAAAACGCAGGGTTTGTCTTCACGGAATATCATGCTAACATTTTTTATGTTAGGAATGAATTTTACTATTATTGGAAATGTGTTAGGAACAATAATTAGTATTTTTTTAATTTTACAACATCATTTTTTAGAATTTTTTTTGCATGTTATTTTCGGAAATATAAACATTCCTATTTTGGTATCGCCATGGCAAATTTTTTATATTAATATCATATCTATGATAATTACAGTAATATTTATTTTATATCCATCTTGGAAAGCAACTAAAATACAACCAGCAAAAATATTAACATATGAATAA
- the fldA gene encoding flavodoxin FldA: protein MNKIGIFFGSDTGNTERIAKSIQNKIGKDVSILYDISNSTRADIENFQFLIFGVPTWYYGEVQCDWDDFLPILKKMTFLNKTIALFGCGDQEDYSEYFCDAMGVLYAILKKNGAKIVGKWSTKGYNFEHSKALFNKDYFLGLTLDEDRQPEKTEKRISKWIKEVFMHFQ, encoded by the coding sequence ATGAACAAAATCGGTATTTTTTTCGGAAGTGATACTGGAAATACAGAAAGAATAGCAAAATCAATTCAAAATAAAATAGGAAAAGACGTTTCTATATTATATGATATTAGTAATTCTACAAGAGCAGATATTGAAAATTTTCAATTTTTGATTTTTGGAGTTCCAACTTGGTACTATGGTGAAGTGCAGTGTGATTGGGATGATTTTTTACCTATATTAAAAAAAATGACATTTTTAAATAAAACTATAGCATTATTTGGTTGTGGTGATCAAGAAGATTACAGCGAATATTTTTGTGATGCAATGGGTGTATTGTATGCAATTTTAAAAAAAAATGGTGCAAAAATAGTTGGTAAATGGTCAACAAAGGGATATAATTTTGAACATTCTAAAGCGTTGTTTAATAAAGATTATTTTTTAGGATTAACATTAGACGAAGATCGACAGCCAGAAAAAACCGAAAAACGCATTTCTAAATGGATCAAAGAAGTTTTTATGCACTTTCAATAA
- a CDS encoding FtsX-like permease family protein: MNFLPILIAKRFRIIKNSIFFISVLSNFGVSFSIFVLIISFSMLNSFKESINTTILSSIPHGIIQIPNQSFLNWKDIVKKLQFSSDIMYAEPYIVHDGLLVKNRKIKLINIKSFYYQKYLKKNFRHHINQNNITGNRKGNYRIIISSDLSKYFSIKENDWIHLIFLHSKKKSKDFSLKYFSLQVQSIFHEHGLLDSNTVFLPFNFFKKFFNVNNNIKTIELHMFHPLDSDNVLKKIKKEINSPIFSYNWIQVYKNIYQNIKTIKMIIYFTLLLLIIISCFSIVSILITTIFRKTKEIAILRSIGASNFLIQTIFLYHGLSYIIFGNVIGILISTITILNYSKIMFILKTYFKNNILFDSVYYYNFISLKLDFLDIVFIFISTVIIGIIVNWYPAYYASKIHPNKILK, encoded by the coding sequence ATGAATTTTTTACCTATTTTAATAGCTAAACGATTTCGTATAATAAAAAACTCTATTTTTTTTATTTCAGTACTATCAAATTTTGGAGTATCTTTTAGTATATTTGTACTAATAATTAGTTTTAGCATGTTAAATAGTTTTAAAGAATCAATTAATACGACTATTTTGTCTAGCATACCCCATGGTATTATTCAAATACCTAATCAATCTTTTTTAAATTGGAAAGATATAGTAAAAAAATTACAATTTTCTTCAGATATTATGTATGCCGAACCATATATTGTTCATGATGGCTTATTAGTTAAAAATAGAAAAATCAAACTAATTAATATAAAAAGTTTTTATTATCAAAAATATCTAAAAAAAAATTTTCGTCATCATATTAATCAAAATAATATTACTGGAAATAGAAAAGGTAATTATCGCATTATTATTTCTTCAGATTTGTCAAAATATTTTTCAATAAAAGAAAATGATTGGATACACTTAATTTTTCTGCATTCGAAAAAAAAATCTAAAGATTTTTCTCTGAAATATTTTTCTCTTCAAGTGCAATCTATTTTTCACGAACACGGATTGTTAGATTCTAATACTGTTTTTTTACCATTTAATTTTTTTAAAAAATTTTTTAATGTCAACAACAACATTAAAACTATTGAATTACATATGTTTCATCCTTTAGATTCAGACAATGTTCTAAAAAAAATAAAAAAAGAAATAAATTCTCCTATTTTTTCTTATAATTGGATACAAGTTTATAAAAATATATATCAAAATATTAAAACTATAAAAATGATTATTTATTTTACTTTGTTATTATTGATAATTATTTCATGTTTTAGTATTGTATCCATTTTAATTACAACAATATTTAGAAAAACGAAAGAAATTGCTATATTACGAAGTATTGGTGCAAGTAATTTTTTAATTCAAACAATTTTTTTATATCATGGATTAAGTTACATTATTTTTGGCAATGTAATCGGTATATTAATTAGTACAATTACTATACTAAATTATAGTAAAATAATGTTTATTTTAAAAACATACTTTAAAAATAATATATTATTCGATAGCGTATATTATTATAATTTCATATCGTTAAAATTAGATTTTTTAGATATTGTTTTTATTTTTATAAGTACTGTTATCATCGGAATAATTGTAAACTGGTATCCAGCATACTACGCTTCAAAAATTCATCCAAATAAAATATTAAAATAA
- the lolD gene encoding lipoprotein-releasing ABC transporter ATP-binding protein LolD — protein MNNIILQCINLNKSYQNGKLNYNILNNISFSLKRGSIAAIIGPSGVGKSSLLHILGGLDQPTSGDVLFNGQSLMTMSENQIAKIRNTQLGFVYQFHHLLLDFNVLENVAMPLLISKKNMNESKKIAYEMLKKFNLENKITKYPSELSGGEKQRVSIARAFINNPSLIIADEPTGSLDSYNSNIVINLIFQLNKNLNTTFLIVTHDSLFVQKIPVVFKMTNQRLFNYRN, from the coding sequence ATGAATAATATTATATTACAGTGCATTAACTTAAATAAGTCTTATCAAAATGGTAAATTAAACTATAATATATTAAATAACATTTCATTTAGTTTAAAGCGAGGTTCAATTGCAGCTATTATAGGACCATCAGGTGTAGGAAAAAGTTCGTTATTACATATACTTGGTGGTTTAGATCAGCCCACTTCTGGAGATGTATTATTCAATGGTCAATCACTAATGACAATGTCAGAAAATCAAATAGCAAAAATAAGAAATACACAGTTAGGGTTTGTATATCAATTTCATCATTTATTATTGGATTTTAATGTATTAGAAAACGTTGCCATGCCTTTGTTGATTAGTAAAAAAAACATGAACGAATCAAAAAAAATAGCATATGAAATGTTAAAAAAGTTTAATTTAGAAAATAAGATAACGAAATATCCATCTGAATTATCTGGCGGTGAAAAACAACGTGTTTCTATCGCACGTGCATTTATTAATAATCCTTCTTTGATAATTGCTGACGAACCCACTGGCAGCTTAGATTCATATAATTCTAATATTGTTATTAATTTAATTTTTCAACTAAACAAAAATTTAAATACAACATTTTTAATCGTGACGCATGATTCCTTGTTTGTGCAAAAAATACCTGTCGTATTTAAAATGACAAATCAACGATTGTTTAATTATCGCAATTAA
- the pgl gene encoding 6-phosphogluconolactonase — protein sequence MKKIVYISNSDCENIEVWELNKNGKMNLIQKINTYGNVQPISIIKKHNLLYAGLRPNNRIDVYSINNNGLLNNTNTSFIPGPPNYISFDQDENFLFCSSYHKNCISVSPLNKYGIPQQPIQIIHNIKGCHAAKMNHKYNILFVTSLKEDCIYFYYLTEFGILKSTNQTPIYTQKKSGPRHLVFHPNYKFMYTINELNGTIDVWSITNEGNLIKIENIQNINILDCQISQSYWSADIHITSCGRFLYVSDRILNTISLFHVNKDNKKLIFYTSYVTAEQPRSFCIDTDNCLLIVIGQKSNKIVIYSISENTGELTKLNSYKTNIGALWVLIHNIV from the coding sequence ATGAAAAAAATAGTTTATATTTCTAATTCGGATTGTGAAAATATAGAAGTATGGGAATTAAACAAAAATGGAAAAATGAATTTAATTCAAAAGATTAACACTTATGGTAATGTTCAGCCAATTTCTATTATAAAAAAGCATAATTTATTATATGCAGGTCTTCGCCCTAATAATAGGATTGATGTTTATTCAATAAACAACAACGGATTACTAAATAACACGAATACCAGTTTTATTCCTGGCCCTCCAAATTATATTTCTTTTGATCAAGACGAAAATTTTTTATTTTGTAGTTCATATCATAAAAATTGTATTAGTGTTAGTCCTTTAAATAAATATGGTATACCTCAACAACCAATACAAATCATACATAATATAAAAGGCTGTCATGCAGCTAAAATGAATCATAAATATAACATATTATTTGTTACTTCGCTTAAAGAAGATTGTATTTATTTTTATTATTTAACTGAATTTGGAATATTAAAAAGCACCAATCAAACACCGATTTATACTCAGAAAAAATCGGGTCCGCGTCATCTTGTTTTTCATCCTAACTATAAATTTATGTATACTATTAATGAATTAAATGGAACTATAGATGTATGGAGCATTACTAATGAAGGTAATCTAATAAAGATAGAAAACATACAAAATATAAATATTTTAGATTGCCAAATCTCTCAGTCGTATTGGTCTGCTGATATTCATATAACTTCATGTGGTCGGTTTTTATATGTTTCTGACCGAATTTTAAATACTATTTCTTTATTTCATGTTAATAAAGACAATAAAAAACTCATTTTTTATACAAGTTATGTTACTGCTGAACAGCCCCGCTCTTTCTGTATTGATACAGACAATTGCTTATTGATAGTGATTGGGCAAAAATCTAATAAAATAGTAATATATAGTATTTCTGAAAATACTGGCGAACTAACTAAATTAAATTCATATAAAACTAATATAGGAGCATTGTGGGTATTAATACATAATATAGTTTGA
- the gap gene encoding type I glyceraldehyde-3-phosphate dehydrogenase: protein MTIKVGINGFGRIGRVLFRLAQKRKDIEIIAINDLLEPKYIAYMLKYDSTHGLFNKKIIIDKEHLIIENKKIRITSIQDPKKLIWGDLKVDVVIESTGLFLTQETAYKHILSGAKKVIITGPSKDDTPMFVRGVNFHKYQGENIVSNASCTTNCLAPLAKIIDDHFSIIEGLMTTVHASTATQKVVDSATCKDWRGGRSALQNVIPASTGAANAVGKILPNLQGKLTGIAFRVPTSNVSVVDLTVRYKKSANYTEICEVIKQSSQDKMKNVLKYTEEDVVSSDFNGQECTSIFDAQAGLCLNRNFAKLIAWYDNETGYSSKVLDLVSLISK, encoded by the coding sequence ATGACTATTAAAGTAGGTATTAATGGATTTGGTCGCATTGGTCGTGTGTTATTTCGTCTTGCTCAAAAACGTAAAGATATAGAAATTATAGCTATTAATGATTTACTTGAACCAAAATATATAGCATACATGTTAAAATATGATTCGACACATGGTCTTTTTAATAAAAAAATTATAATTGATAAAGAACACTTGATAATTGAAAATAAAAAAATTAGAATTACCTCCATTCAAGATCCAAAGAAATTAATTTGGGGTGATTTAAAGGTAGATGTTGTAATTGAATCTACTGGTCTTTTTCTTACACAGGAAACAGCTTACAAACATATTTTATCTGGAGCAAAGAAAGTAATTATAACTGGACCATCAAAAGATGATACTCCTATGTTTGTCAGAGGTGTAAATTTTCATAAATATCAAGGTGAAAACATTGTTTCTAATGCTTCTTGTACAACTAATTGTTTAGCACCATTAGCTAAGATAATTGACGATCATTTTAGTATAATTGAAGGATTAATGACAACAGTACATGCAAGTACAGCGACTCAAAAAGTTGTAGATAGCGCTACTTGTAAAGATTGGAGAGGAGGTAGAAGTGCACTACAAAACGTTATCCCTGCATCTACTGGAGCGGCAAATGCTGTGGGTAAAATTTTGCCAAATTTACAAGGAAAATTAACTGGTATTGCATTTCGAGTACCTACATCTAATGTTTCTGTTGTTGATTTAACAGTACGTTATAAAAAATCAGCAAATTATACTGAAATTTGTGAAGTTATTAAACAATCATCACAAGACAAAATGAAAAATGTTTTAAAATATACTGAAGAAGACGTAGTATCATCGGATTTTAATGGTCAAGAATGTACTTCAATCTTTGATGCTCAAGCAGGATTATGTTTAAATAGAAATTTTGCTAAATTAATTGCATGGTATGATAACGAAACAGGATATTCTAGTAAAGTTCTTGACTTAGTTTCACTTATTTCAAAATAA
- a CDS encoding Nif3-like dinuclear metal center hexameric protein: MQNFLLEKIINKKLDSKKYSDIVPNGLQIEGEKTIKKIVVGVTACQELLNKALIFHANTIIVHHGYFWKNEPQCIHNMKRIRLKTILSHNINLYSWHLPLDMHPKLGNNAQIANKLNISLQGKILPYVFWGTVKKRITGFELARIIQKEFKKKPIHIHENAPLYIKRIAWCSGRGQNFINQAHTFGIDAFLSGEISEETTHIARELGMHFFSIGHHATERDGIKSLGIWLRKKHHLDVTFVDIHNPA; the protein is encoded by the coding sequence ATGCAAAATTTTCTTTTGGAAAAAATCATCAATAAAAAACTAGATTCTAAGAAATATAGTGATATTGTACCTAATGGTTTACAAATTGAAGGAGAAAAAACAATAAAAAAAATTGTTGTTGGTGTAACTGCATGCCAGGAACTATTAAATAAAGCATTAATTTTTCATGCAAATACTATAATAGTACATCATGGTTATTTTTGGAAAAACGAACCACAATGTATACATAATATGAAAAGAATAAGATTAAAAACAATACTTTCACACAATATTAATCTATATAGCTGGCATTTACCGTTGGATATGCATCCAAAATTAGGAAATAACGCACAAATAGCCAATAAATTAAATATTTCTTTACAAGGTAAAATTTTACCATATGTATTTTGGGGAACAGTAAAAAAACGGATTACTGGTTTTGAACTAGCGCGTATAATACAAAAAGAATTTAAAAAAAAACCTATACACATACACGAAAATGCTCCATTATACATTAAACGTATTGCTTGGTGCAGTGGCAGGGGTCAAAATTTTATAAATCAAGCGCATACATTTGGAATCGATGCTTTTTTATCTGGCGAAATTTCAGAAGAAACAACTCATATCGCACGAGAATTAGGTATGCATTTCTTTTCGATAGGGCATCATGCTACTGAGAGGGATGGTATTAAATCTCTTGGTATTTGGTTGCGAAAAAAACATCATCTTGATGTAACATTTGTTGATATTCATAATCCTGCATGA
- the mfd gene encoding transcription-repair coupling factor, whose translation MFKYTRYKYKNKFLLFYIKIFFIKMIKKEMKKNKNTINFNYKRLPNFFMGSLNLKKLKKILFFLNSFLGKIIFFINTQNLLKTILKLLHDNHIYPKHIQNIIEIHQNYNHFYIIGNINDSFLDKKNNLLCICEKHLSYSDFDTHDIFNTKKKIHINSKLDHNLSNFHLNDPIVHIEHGIGRYQGLIIIKTKNITSEYLIISYAEDDKLYVPVSCLHLVYPYTETSKQYAPLHKLGGDKWNKEKRKIKKTICDHAAKLLDIYAHRALKKGFSFKKNIAEYQIFCNNCPFETTIDQNNVMNAVLKDMCSSIPMDRLVCGDVGFGKTEIAIRSAFLSVLNNKQVVILVPTTLLAQQHFENFKTRFFNWSITIDILSRFCSNKEKSATLKNIKTGITNILIGTHKLLIEEIQWYDLGLLIIDEEHRFGVVHKEAIKKKYSNIDILTLTATPIPRTLNMAITGIKNLSIISKPPDQRLTIKTDVQEYDCYLVKKVILREISRGGQVYYIYNKVKNIHSIAVKLQSLVPEACINIGHGKMRNTDLKRIITDFYHKKFNVLVCTTIIESGIDIPKANTIIIENADRFGLSQLHQLRGRIGRSHHQAYALFLVNSFKTISIEAKKRLDAIASVNNFHGGFYLSNQDLEIRGTGEILGKEQSGHMKNINYSLYIKLLKSAMEFLKNQKNPSLNQLIEKPLEVELHVPSLIPNEYISDINVRLFFYKKIANSKIIQNLKQIQYELISRFGKLPDFAKNLITISKIRIIAHNLGIKKITSNKNTGIIEFNNNNKINIKYLVNLLQKEPNFWKIKNAMTLQFIYESNDDNSRLKWIKQTLENFTKNIL comes from the coding sequence ATTTTTAAATATACGCGATACAAATATAAAAATAAATTTTTATTATTTTATATAAAAATATTTTTTATCAAAATGATTAAAAAAGAAATGAAAAAAAATAAAAACACAATTAATTTTAACTATAAAAGATTACCAAATTTTTTTATGGGTTCTTTAAATCTAAAAAAATTAAAAAAAATACTGTTTTTTCTAAATTCTTTCTTAGGTAAAATAATTTTTTTTATTAACACACAAAATTTGCTAAAAACAATTTTAAAACTTTTGCATGATAATCATATTTATCCAAAACACATTCAAAATATTATTGAAATACATCAAAACTATAATCATTTTTATATTATAGGAAATATTAATGACAGTTTTTTAGACAAAAAAAATAATCTTTTATGTATTTGTGAAAAACATTTATCATATTCTGATTTTGATACGCATGATATTTTTAACACTAAAAAAAAAATACATATTAATTCAAAATTAGATCATAATTTATCTAATTTTCATTTAAATGACCCTATTGTACATATTGAACATGGAATTGGAAGATACCAAGGATTAATAATTATTAAAACTAAAAATATAACTTCTGAATATTTAATTATTTCATATGCAGAAGATGATAAATTATACGTCCCTGTATCATGTTTACATCTTGTATATCCTTATACAGAAACTTCAAAACAATATGCACCATTACATAAATTAGGCGGAGACAAATGGAATAAAGAAAAAAGAAAAATTAAAAAAACAATATGTGATCATGCAGCAAAATTATTAGATATTTATGCACATCGAGCATTGAAAAAGGGATTTTCATTCAAAAAAAATATAGCAGAATATCAAATTTTTTGTAATAATTGTCCCTTTGAAACAACTATCGATCAAAATAACGTAATGAATGCCGTTTTAAAAGATATGTGTAGTTCGATACCGATGGATCGATTAGTTTGCGGTGATGTAGGTTTTGGAAAAACTGAAATTGCTATAAGATCTGCTTTTCTGTCTGTTTTGAACAATAAACAAGTAGTAATTTTAGTTCCAACTACTTTATTAGCACAACAACATTTTGAAAATTTTAAAACCCGATTTTTTAATTGGTCGATAACAATTGATATACTATCTAGATTTTGCAGCAATAAAGAAAAAAGTGCAACGTTAAAAAACATTAAAACAGGTATAACTAATATTTTAATTGGTACACATAAACTTTTAATTGAAGAAATACAGTGGTATGACCTTGGATTATTGATCATTGATGAAGAACATAGATTTGGTGTAGTACATAAAGAAGCTATTAAGAAAAAATATTCAAATATTGATATATTAACATTAACTGCAACTCCTATACCCCGTACTTTAAATATGGCTATTACTGGTATAAAAAATTTATCAATTATTTCTAAACCTCCAGACCAAAGATTAACTATTAAAACTGATGTTCAAGAGTACGATTGCTATTTGGTAAAAAAAGTGATTTTACGCGAAATATCAAGAGGTGGACAAGTATATTATATATATAATAAAGTAAAAAACATTCATAGTATTGCTGTGAAATTACAATCATTAGTTCCAGAAGCTTGTATTAATATTGGTCATGGAAAAATGAGAAATACTGATTTAAAAAGAATAATAACTGATTTCTATCATAAAAAATTTAATGTGTTAGTTTGTACCACTATTATTGAAAGTGGAATTGATATACCTAAAGCAAATACAATTATCATTGAAAATGCCGATCGTTTTGGATTATCTCAATTGCATCAATTACGCGGTCGGATTGGAAGATCTCATCATCAAGCGTATGCTTTATTCCTGGTAAATAGTTTTAAAACTATTAGTATAGAAGCTAAAAAAAGACTTGATGCTATTGCATCTGTAAATAATTTTCATGGGGGATTTTATTTATCTAATCAAGATCTTGAAATTAGAGGTACAGGTGAAATTTTAGGAAAAGAACAAAGCGGACATATGAAAAACATAAATTATTCATTATATATTAAATTATTAAAGAGTGCTATGGAATTTTTAAAAAATCAAAAAAATCCGTCGTTAAATCAATTAATAGAAAAACCATTAGAAGTTGAGTTACATGTACCATCTTTGATCCCAAATGAATATATTTCAGACATAAACGTACGATTATTTTTTTATAAAAAAATTGCAAATAGTAAAATTATACAAAACTTAAAACAAATACAATATGAATTAATTAGCCGATTCGGAAAATTACCTGATTTTGCAAAAAATTTAATTACAATTTCAAAAATTAGAATAATAGCGCACAATCTAGGAATTAAAAAAATTACGTCCAATAAAAATACAGGAATCATAGAATTTAATAACAATAATAAGATAAATATAAAATATTTAGTTAACTTGCTACAAAAAGAACCAAATTTTTGGAAAATAAAGAATGCAATGACACTGCAATTTATTTATGAATCAAACGACGATAACTCACGTTTAAAATGGATTAAACAAACATTAGAAAATTTTACAAAAAACATATTGTAG